The Priestia koreensis genomic interval AGTAGTTGCACGTGTAGTAATTTGTTCCTGTTGTTTCTGTGCTCCAATGAAGTGTAAGCTCTGGTGTTACTTCACGAGCTGCCATTAGCACTGCTGGGTCACCGAATACAACCGCGTCTACTCCTGCGTCTTTTAAAAACAGAAGGTAATTTCCTAGCTCGTCTACTTTGTCATTGTGGAAAATCCCGTTCATTGCCACATGTACTTTCGTATCTTTGCTATGTGCGATGTTCACTGCCTCTACGATGTCTTCACGTTTAAATTCACCTGCTAAACGAAGACCGTAGCGCTGTTCACCGATTAAAAATGCGGTTGCTCCTGCATCTGCCAGAAGCGCAATATCATTAACGCTAGTAGGCGTTACTAATAATTCCGGCTTTTTCATTTTTCTTCACCTCGTTTAAGACTAATAGCAATGCCATCGCCGATCGGGAGAATGACCGTTTCATATCCCTCGTGAGCCATTAACCATTGATTATAAGTTTGAATTTTTTTCGTCAAACTGCGAATACGCTTCTTCTCAATCAGTTCATGATCTTCCGCAACGTAGCCCTTAAAAAGAACGTTGTCTGAAATAATCATTCCTCGTTCGCTTAAAAACGGCTCATATGCCTCAAAGAAACGCTGATATTGGCCTTTCGCAGCATCAATAAAAATCATGTCGTATGGTCCATGCTCTTCCATTTCTTTTTCAAACTCAAAAGCATCTCCAAATAACAAGTGAATGCGTGACTGACAGCCCGCTTTTTCAATGTATTGTACTGCTTTTTCATAACGTTCCTCATCACGTTCAACCGTTACAATGTGAGCGTTTGGTAAGGCAAAAGCCATTCGAAGAGCAGAGTAGCCAATGGCCGTTCCAATTTCAAGAATTTTCTTTGGCTGATGAAGACGAAGCAGCTGAAGCAGCGCCTCAATGCCGATTAGCTCCATAATTGGAACACCGTGCTCTTTTGCATACTCTTCCATTTCACTTAACAATTCGTTTCGCTTCGGAACTAATGACTCCACATAATCGGTTACCTCTTTTGAAAGCAACTCTTTTTCCTCCGATCTAACGTAGGCTTTTTATTACGATTGTTTATTCATCCTACTTTTCATTCTCTCTATTAAAAATGAGCTTATTTCGGCTCATTTTTTACGTGTATTAGGTTCTCTATTTCTGGTCAAAAAGCTATTTTTACACAAAAAAAAGCTTGTACAAAAACAGAGCACAACTCGTTTATTATATAGGTTTTCTCTCAATGCGTAAACCCGATATATTTTAACACAAATAAAGAGGGATTGCGAAACTTTCGCATCCCCCTTTTGAATTGTTTGTTATTTTTTATTCGTAATATGGATCGCTTTTTGTTTATTATGCTCTTGAAGCGTGGTTGAAAAGATCACATCGCCACTTGGTGTTGCCAAAAAGTATAAATACTTTGTCGTAGCCGGATGAAGAGCTGCTTTAATCGACATTTCTCCTGCATTTGAAATTGGCCCCGGAGGCAATCCTTTTACCTTATAGGTATTGTAAGGAGAATCTACCTCTAAATGCTTGTACAACACGCGTTTTTTGTGCTCCCCTAGCGCATACAGCACAGTCGGATCTGTTTGAAGCGGCATTTTATCGTTAAGACGATTGTAAAAGACGCTTGCAATTTTCTCACGCTCTGTTTTATTCGTTGCTTCCTCTTCAACCAAAGAAGACATCGTTAAAACTTTGTGAGCAGAATAATTCTTCTCTTTCATATCATCTTGATACTTTTGAAGCGTGTCGTCTGTTCTGTTGATCATTTTATCCAAAATGTCGTGAAGCGAAACCTTCTCATCATAAAATTGATAAGTAGCTGGATAAAAATATCCTTCAAGTGGATATTTTACATCTTTATTCAACACTTCTTTTGTGACTAACTTTGGATATTTTTTCATTAATCCGTTAATGAACGACGAACTGTTTGCGAGCGCTAGTACATCTGATTCTTTATACTGCGTGTGCTTAGCAATAATGGCAGCAATTTGCGTAAGCTGTGTTCCTTCTGGAATGGCAAGCTTTATTTTCGCATTTTTCGATACGTCACCTTTTGTCATCATATTGATCATTTGATCAACATCCATTGACTTTGAAAAAGAATATGTACCTGCCTGAAAATTGCCTTTGTCGTTAAATTTTACGTAATAACGGAAAATTGTTCCGTTTTTAATGACCCCTTGCTTTTCTAATTCCTGACTAATGGCTGAAACGCTAGAACCAGGTGGGATCGTTACTTCAATGGACTTTTTACTTTGCTCATTTACGGGTTGCAAAGCGGAATGTATATAGAGAAAAAGACCTGCTAGTACAAGAACAATGACGCCTACTATACTAGATAAAATGATCCACATGCGCTTTTTGCGCTTGTTTGGCGGCTGTCCGTTCCACATTGCAGGCATTGAATTTGGCTTTTGCTCATCTGACACGATACATCCTCCTTTCCTGCGGTACTTATTATACTACATTATGGATAAACTTAGTATTGCCACACATAGAAAAAAGTGCCGTTGAAGCATGAATCGCTTCAACGGCACTTTTCGAATGAAAATTTTATTGTTCGTTTTCTTCTTCTTCGTCTAAGAAAGCTCCTAGCATTTCTTCAATTAGATCCCATTCTTCTTCAGATTCGATTGGCTGTAATTCGCCTTCTTCACCTTCTGGGCCTTCGTTGAAAGCTGAAGCATGAATTTCGATCTCTTCTTCGTCATCTTCACTTGCACTTACTGGGTAGTAAAGTACATATGATTTTTTGAATTCGTCAGATGCAAATGTGAAAAGAACCTCACATAATTGCTCGTTGCCATTTTCGTCTACTACTGTAATTTGTTTTTCACCATGTTCCATTATTGTATACACCTCAATTTATTGTTTGCTATCTAAATAGCCTTGTAATATCATGACTGCCGCCATTTTATCAATTACTTTTTTTCGTTTTTTTCTGCTGACATCTGCAGACAATAGGACTCGCTCCGCTGCTACTGTTGATAAACGCTCGTCCCACATAGTAACCTCCATTTGCAACTCTTCTTTTAGAAGGTCTGCAAATTCAATGCAGGCTTCCCCACGTGGACCGATCGTTCCGTTCATGTTTTTCGGTAACCCGACTACTAACGCTTCAACACTATACTCTTGAATTAGCTCCTGGAGTCTTGGAATACTTACGTGAACCTTTTCATTAGGGACTTTAATCGTTTCAATTCCTTGAGCCGTCCATCCCATTTCATCGCTCACTGCCACTCCGATTGTCTTCGTGCCTACATCTAATCCAAGTACGCGCATTTACTAACCCTCTCGATGCTGTTTTAAGTACGATTTCACTAATTCTTCAATTAGCTCATCTCGCTCTAACTTACGAATGATGTTACGTGCATCCTTATGGCGGGGAATATAAGCTGGATCACCAGACAATAAGTATCCCACAATCTGGTTTATGGAATTATAGCCTTTCTCTTCTAGCGCATCATGAACCGTAAACAATACTTCATGAACATTCGTTTCTGAAGAGTCATCATGAAAATTGAATTTCATGGTTTGATCAAAAGAGCTCATACTGACACCTCACTCTCATTCCTTGTGGATGTACTCACAAAATGTTAGTTCTTGTTTCTATTGTACACTAATGTTTGTCGTAATCAAACGGATTTTACCCATTCTTCTACAAAGCTTAATGCACTCTCGATTTTCGAAGCGTCTTTACCACCCGCTTGTGCCATATCAGGACGACCACCGCCGCCTCCGCCACAACGTGTTGCCACTTCTTTTACAATCTTCCCAGCATGATAACCTGAATCAATTAAATCTTTCGTTACACCCGCAACGATGTTCACTTTCTCACCTTGTGCCGATGCAAGTACGATCACAGCAGATCCTAACTTTTGTTTAAGGTCATCTACCATGCCGCGTAAGCCGTTCATGTCTGATGCATTTACTTTCTTCGCTAGTACTTTTACACCGTTAATTTCTTGTACTTGATCCACAAGACTACCTGCTTCAATATTACCCAGTTTTGTAGATAAAGATTCGTTTTCACGCTGAATTTCTTTCATTTCGTCTAATAAACCGTCGATACGCGTTAAAATGTCACGTGGATTTGCTTTTAGTTTACTAGCCGCTTCTTTTAGCGTGTTTACTTGGTTATTCATTAACTGATAAGCATGTTGACCTGTTACAGCTTCAATACGTCGTGTTCCTGCTCCAATTCCAGATTCAGAAACAATTTTAAATAAGCCAATAACAGATGTGTTCGGTACGTGACAACCACCGCAAAGCTCAAGGCTATAGTCGCCTACTTGCACGACACGTACAACGTTGCCATACTTCTCGCCGAATAATGCCATTGCACCTTTTTCTTTTGCTTCGTTAATGCCCATGCTCTCAATGACAACCGGAATACTCTTCCAGATTTTTTCGTTTACGATTTGCTCGATTTTCTCTAATTCTTCTGCCGTTACTTGGCCGAAGTGTGAGAAGTCAAAGCGTAGACGCTCACCTGTTACTAATGAACCAGCTTGGTTTACATGACCACCGAGCGTGTCTTTTAGTGCTTGGTGAAGTAAGTGAGTTGCCGTATGGTTTTTAATGACGTGACCACGGTTTTCTTCATCTACTGTTGCTGTGTATGTTTCACCGTTTGCTAACGTTCCTTCTACAACATGTACCGTATGAAGATTTTGACCGTTCGGTGCTTTTTGAACATCTTTTACGATGATTTTAGACGTTGCGTTTGTTAGTGTTCCTGTATCCGCAATTTGTCCACCGCTCTCCGCATAGAAAGGCGTCTCTTTTAAAATAAGCTGTGCATCTTGTCCTGCCTCAGCTGCTTCAGCAAACTGACCGTTCACAAGAATAACTTGTGGAGATGTTTCAATCGTTAAATTGCTGTACCCAACAAACGTGCTTTCTGCTTTAATTTCACCAAGGATACCGTCTTGAACTTGCATCGAATCCACATCTTGACGGGCTGCACGAGCACGTTCACGCTGGGCTTCCATTTCACGTTCAAATCCTTCGTGATCGACTTTCATGTTCTCATCTTCAGCGTACTCTTCCGTTAGTTCAACAGGGAAACCGTACGTATCATAAAGGCGGAACACATCTGTACCAGCAATTACGTCGCTACCTTTTTCTTTTTCTTGCTTCATAACTGTTGCTAAAATAGCAAGGCCGTCATTTAACGTCTCATGGAAGCGTTCTTCTTCGTTTTTCACGACGCGTTGAATAAATTCTACTTTTTCCTTCACGCCTGGATAGAAATCTACCATAATTTCAGCAACTACCGGTACAAGCTCGTACATGAACGGACGATTAATATTAATTGACTTCGCATAACGAACCGCACGACGAAGTAAACGACGTAATACATAGCCGCGACCTTCATTTGATGGAAGGGCTCCGTCTCCAACTGCAAATGTTACTGTACGAATGTGGTCAGCAATGACTTTAAATGCCACATCGTCTTCTTTGCTTTGACGGTATTTACGACCGGAAATAGCTTCTGTTGCTTCAATAATTGGCATGAAAAGGTCTGTATCAAAGTTCGTTGGTACGTCTTGAATAACTGATACCATACGCTCTAGACCCATTCCTGTATCAATGTTTTTCTTTGGAAGCGGCGTATACGTTCCGTCTGGATTATGGTTAAATTGTGAGAACACAAGGTTCCATACTTCTAAATAACGTTCGTTCTCGCCACCTGGGTATAGTTCAGGATCACTTTCATCATTACCGTACGCTTCACCACGG includes:
- a CDS encoding O-methyltransferase; this translates as MLSKEVTDYVESLVPKRNELLSEMEEYAKEHGVPIMELIGIEALLQLLRLHQPKKILEIGTAIGYSALRMAFALPNAHIVTVERDEERYEKAVQYIEKAGCQSRIHLLFGDAFEFEKEMEEHGPYDMIFIDAAKGQYQRFFEAYEPFLSERGMIISDNVLFKGYVAEDHELIEKKRIRSLTKKIQTYNQWLMAHEGYETVILPIGDGIAISLKRGEEK
- the mltG gene encoding endolytic transglycosylase MltG, whose protein sequence is MWNGQPPNKRKKRMWIILSSIVGVIVLVLAGLFLYIHSALQPVNEQSKKSIEVTIPPGSSVSAISQELEKQGVIKNGTIFRYYVKFNDKGNFQAGTYSFSKSMDVDQMINMMTKGDVSKNAKIKLAIPEGTQLTQIAAIIAKHTQYKESDVLALANSSSFINGLMKKYPKLVTKEVLNKDVKYPLEGYFYPATYQFYDEKVSLHDILDKMINRTDDTLQKYQDDMKEKNYSAHKVLTMSSLVEEEATNKTEREKIASVFYNRLNDKMPLQTDPTVLYALGEHKKRVLYKHLEVDSPYNTYKVKGLPPGPISNAGEMSIKAALHPATTKYLYFLATPSGDVIFSTTLQEHNKQKAIHITNKK
- a CDS encoding DUF1292 domain-containing protein, which codes for MEHGEKQITVVDENGNEQLCEVLFTFASDEFKKSYVLYYPVSASEDDEEEIEIHASAFNEGPEGEEGELQPIESEEEWDLIEEMLGAFLDEEEENEQ
- the ruvX gene encoding Holliday junction resolvase RuvX; the encoded protein is MRVLGLDVGTKTIGVAVSDEMGWTAQGIETIKVPNEKVHVSIPRLQELIQEYSVEALVVGLPKNMNGTIGPRGEACIEFADLLKEELQMEVTMWDERLSTVAAERVLLSADVSRKKRKKVIDKMAAVMILQGYLDSKQ
- a CDS encoding IreB family regulatory phosphoprotein — protein: MSSFDQTMKFNFHDDSSETNVHEVLFTVHDALEEKGYNSINQIVGYLLSGDPAYIPRHKDARNIIRKLERDELIEELVKSYLKQHREG
- the alaS gene encoding alanine--tRNA ligase, producing MKKLTSAQVRQMYLDFFKEKGHSVEPSAPLVPHEDPSLLWINSGVATLKKYFDGRVIPANPRICNAQKSIRTNDIENVGKTARHHTFFEMLGNFSIGDYFKEEAIEWAWEFLTSDKWVGFDADKLSVTIHPEDTEAYDHWKNKIGVPEERIIRLEGNFWDIGEGPSGPNTEIFYDRGEAYGNDESDPELYPGGENERYLEVWNLVFSQFNHNPDGTYTPLPKKNIDTGMGLERMVSVIQDVPTNFDTDLFMPIIEATEAISGRKYRQSKEDDVAFKVIADHIRTVTFAVGDGALPSNEGRGYVLRRLLRRAVRYAKSININRPFMYELVPVVAEIMVDFYPGVKEKVEFIQRVVKNEEERFHETLNDGLAILATVMKQEKEKGSDVIAGTDVFRLYDTYGFPVELTEEYAEDENMKVDHEGFEREMEAQRERARAARQDVDSMQVQDGILGEIKAESTFVGYSNLTIETSPQVILVNGQFAEAAEAGQDAQLILKETPFYAESGGQIADTGTLTNATSKIIVKDVQKAPNGQNLHTVHVVEGTLANGETYTATVDEENRGHVIKNHTATHLLHQALKDTLGGHVNQAGSLVTGERLRFDFSHFGQVTAEELEKIEQIVNEKIWKSIPVVIESMGINEAKEKGAMALFGEKYGNVVRVVQVGDYSLELCGGCHVPNTSVIGLFKIVSESGIGAGTRRIEAVTGQHAYQLMNNQVNTLKEAASKLKANPRDILTRIDGLLDEMKEIQRENESLSTKLGNIEAGSLVDQVQEINGVKVLAKKVNASDMNGLRGMVDDLKQKLGSAVIVLASAQGEKVNIVAGVTKDLIDSGYHAGKIVKEVATRCGGGGGGRPDMAQAGGKDASKIESALSFVEEWVKSV